The DNA segment GATGAATCGGTTAATGGAATTGCTCATGGCTTGTGGGAGTATACAGGGGCCGCGCGTGGCCTGTATCACGGAGGTAACACAAACTCTTTCTCCAGTCATGTTCATCTAGTGCCAGAAGAAGAATTTGCAGTGGTTGTGATGACAAACCAAGCAGGCGAAATGGAGATTAACTATGGTTTAACAGAGCTACTTGTTGGAGCAGAAAGCGTACAACAGGACGTAGGAGCACAAGATTTACCACCTACAATCGAAGGATCGTTCATTGCTACTCGCAGACCTCAACATAGCTTTATAAGCTTATATTTTGATCTTATGCCACTTACTATTAAGTCCTCAGAAGAAAATCAAGTTGAGGTGCACTATGCCGGTTTTTCTGCAACCTACCTGCAAACAAGTCCTCATACCTATAAGTTAGTGGAGGGGGACCTTGTATTCCATGCGATGGGTCAGCTATTTGTGCAGATGGAGAATGGGGTTGTTGATCGAATCTCAACATCGATATCAGATTATGAACCGTTTCCACCTGGTAAGGGTATGCCATATCTATGGATATATGGAGTCCTTGCAGTTGGAATTGCGCTCTATTTCCTCTTGATTCCGATTATCCTATTAATAAAAGTAATTAGAAATAAAAGCAAACGTCCAAGTTCGGGAATATCAATGGCACATGGAGTTCTTGCCTTAAGCGGAACAGTGTTAATTATTAATCTTCTAATCCTAGTTATTCGTATGCTAATGAATGCCTCGCGGGCGTATTCAGAGATCATGCCTCAACTCGTGATAAATGGAGTGTTCACAGGGATTGCAGGAATCGCCATGTTATTTATGATTTTAAATTGGCGCAAAACAAGGTCAACCGTAAAAGAGAAGATCATGTATATGTTATCAATAATCTTTATTGTGGTATTAATCATTCTTATGAGTGTGTTTGAGTTTTATAGGTAAGCAAATAGAGAGGTGAGCGAGGATGAGCAGAGCAGAGACGAGTCATTATTTAGAGTTAGATCGAGTCATTTTTATTGGAAGAACGTTTCATGAATATATGAACATATTTGGGTTGAATGAGCAGGATTTACAAGGTAAAAAAGTGCTTGATTGTCCGGCCGGGGCGTGCTCGTTTACAGCGCATGCCCATTCCAAAGGTGTAGATGTAACGGCATGTGACATGGCTTACACTCATTCGATGCAGTCTCTGCACGAGAAGGGACTAGAAGACGTTGAGTATGCGATGAAGGGGTTATCGAAAGCAGAGGACAAGTATCTATGGGACTACTTTAAAAATGTAGAGGATGTGAAAGAGCACCGTCTTGCGGCGCTCGCAGACTGTACAGATCATATGAGGACGTATCCTGAGCGATATGTGTCAGCCATGCTTCCGGTTCTCCCTTTTGCAGACCAACAATTTGATCTAACGCTCTCGGCCCATTTTTTATTTATGTATAGTGATCGACTGGATCAGGCATTTCACCTTAAAACAATCAAAGAATTGCTCCGTGTCACCAAAAAAGAATTGAGGCTTTTTCCT comes from the Alkalihalobacillus sp. FSL W8-0930 genome and includes:
- a CDS encoding serine hydrolase; the protein is MKTNKGMALIIILWLSFFLYPLQTYASGQETPSGIPVSDIEATIDEYVDEWVGNTTAGASIQVIKNHEVVFSKGYGLADIEQNVAMSPTETIMEWGSVSKLLVWISLMQLAEQGQLDLSDDIEPYLPDGFLTKLSKEEPITFLDLMHHTAGFEDNVFDLGFPTPEHVTTLEEGLKIAEPHQVYTPGEVVAYSNFSTALAAFIVEQVTGEPFYEYVENEIFEPLKMNHTAIHPTFLGKEELKDQKAKGYLLANPSTFVESDWFYMSMYPSGGVNGTASDLSTFIHALLPHEGKSSPLFHEQETLHTFLSQSYTADESVNGIAHGLWEYTGAARGLYHGGNTNSFSSHVHLVPEEEFAVVVMTNQAGEMEINYGLTELLVGAESVQQDVGAQDLPPTIEGSFIATRRPQHSFISLYFDLMPLTIKSSEENQVEVHYAGFSATYLQTSPHTYKLVEGDLVFHAMGQLFVQMENGVVDRISTSISDYEPFPPGKGMPYLWIYGVLAVGIALYFLLIPIILLIKVIRNKSKRPSSGISMAHGVLALSGTVLIINLLILVIRMLMNASRAYSEIMPQLVINGVFTGIAGIAMLFMILNWRKTRSTVKEKIMYMLSIIFIVVLIILMSVFEFYR
- a CDS encoding SAM-dependent methyltransferase, which codes for MSRAETSHYLELDRVIFIGRTFHEYMNIFGLNEQDLQGKKVLDCPAGACSFTAHAHSKGVDVTACDMAYTHSMQSLHEKGLEDVEYAMKGLSKAEDKYLWDYFKNVEDVKEHRLAALADCTDHMRTYPERYVSAMLPVLPFADQQFDLTLSAHFLFMYSDRLDQAFHLKTIKELLRVTKKELRLFPLVDLEGARYAALDQVKATLIEEGYSVSEVRTTYEFHRNAHTMLVIKR